The following coding sequences lie in one Lentilactobacillus sp. SPB1-3 genomic window:
- a CDS encoding GNAT family N-acetyltransferase, with the protein MTENTKSTLSFTDINEVRPLIVDLFESLWGSDEMILSSGVYNINKLDGLVAHEGDDIVGIVTYEIKPDLVEIVSLNSFSDETGIGTSLLDQVKLIAKDHHLDTINIITTNDNVQAQQLYEYLGFSAIDVIEGAVDEARKIKPDIPIIADNALEIHDEILYELKLNR; encoded by the coding sequence ATGACTGAAAATACTAAGTCGACATTATCGTTTACCGATATTAATGAGGTTCGCCCATTGATAGTTGATTTATTTGAATCGCTGTGGGGATCAGATGAAATGATTCTTTCTTCAGGTGTTTATAACATTAATAAACTTGATGGATTGGTTGCTCATGAAGGCGACGACATCGTAGGCATCGTAACTTATGAAATTAAACCAGATTTAGTGGAAATCGTTTCGTTGAACAGTTTTAGTGATGAAACAGGTATCGGAACCAGTTTGTTAGATCAAGTCAAATTGATTGCTAAAGATCATCATCTAGACACGATTAACATCATCACAACTAATGACAACGTTCAAGCACAGCAGCTTTATGAATATCTTGGCTTTTCAGCAATTGATGTTATCGAAGGTGCGGTAGATGAAGCTCGAAAAATCAAACCAGATATTCCCATAATTGCCGATAACGCTTTAGAAATCCATGACGAAATTCTGTATGAATTAAAACTAAATCGGTAA
- a CDS encoding low temperature requirement protein A, whose product MFEAWRIVYFGKVYYIIKVIKLIEGLIFLNRFQQWWGTPLKLVNRVVNRKISWLELFSDLAYVVMLHTLITSFLRAEHHYSVWYFILFFLLTFYIWTDFTLFFDLHGSHSARTTIITLIQMISVLAISTRFPLIFAGQLRSFIYIYIFVQVVMIYLWTLVLRIDPEHWESARLYLICAWLALFMLIGCLFFGHQAQITLLVLVTIIKYSVMLFNSPFMNNEMKRRKIEIEESEAIEERYGEFAMIVLGEATAIATEYLTGKSDLTHIVVFILVVLNVIGIWWIYYAFMDSIVLRPSHYIWVEILHSFHELLITVLALMALFLYEVLEDPSELTLILYILSLLASIVVIFCIKIYARREGKVSLMLAFIMGITVFIIGRYLSEISILTIINVFLALIIFIEERRQVLESQ is encoded by the coding sequence GTGTTTGAAGCATGGAGAATTGTCTACTTTGGGAAAGTTTATTATATAATCAAGGTAATTAAATTAATTGAGGGACTGATATTCTTGAATCGTTTCCAACAATGGTGGGGGACACCACTTAAATTAGTTAATAGAGTAGTTAATCGAAAAATATCGTGGTTGGAATTGTTTTCAGATTTGGCTTATGTTGTGATGCTACATACTTTGATCACCAGTTTTTTAAGGGCAGAACACCATTACAGTGTGTGGTATTTCATTTTGTTCTTTCTGTTAACATTTTATATTTGGACTGATTTTACATTATTCTTTGATCTTCACGGAAGTCATAGTGCAAGAACGACGATTATTACGTTAATTCAAATGATCAGTGTTTTAGCAATTTCTACCAGATTTCCGTTAATCTTTGCTGGACAACTGAGGTCATTTATTTATATATATATTTTTGTTCAGGTTGTAATGATCTATCTTTGGACATTAGTGTTAAGAATTGATCCAGAGCATTGGGAGTCCGCCAGACTTTACCTGATTTGTGCTTGGTTGGCTCTCTTCATGTTGATAGGATGCTTGTTTTTTGGTCATCAAGCGCAAATTACATTGCTAGTATTAGTGACAATTATTAAATACTCTGTGATGTTGTTTAATAGTCCGTTCATGAATAATGAAATGAAACGGCGCAAAATAGAAATCGAAGAGTCGGAAGCCATTGAGGAACGTTACGGTGAATTTGCGATGATTGTTCTGGGTGAAGCTACGGCAATTGCTACCGAATATTTGACTGGTAAATCTGATTTAACTCACATCGTCGTTTTTATATTGGTGGTCTTAAATGTGATTGGAATTTGGTGGATATACTATGCGTTCATGGATAGTATCGTTCTTCGACCTAGCCATTATATCTGGGTAGAAATTCTTCACTCTTTTCATGAGTTACTAATCACAGTTTTGGCACTGATGGCATTGTTTCTATATGAAGTTTTAGAAGATCCAAGTGAGTTAACTTTAATCCTGTATATATTGAGTTTGCTGGCATCGATCGTGGTTATTTTTTGTATAAAAATCTATGCTCGCAGAGAGGGCAAAGTCTCATTGATGTTGGCTTTTATAATGGGTATTACGGTATTTATCATTGGCAGGTATTTATCAGAAATATCTATTTTGACGATTATTAACGTATTTTTAGCTTTAATAATCTTCATTGAGGAACGACGTCAAGTATTGGAAAGTCAGTAA
- a CDS encoding site-specific integrase, translating to MASITKRGKKWQVRIAYKDAAGNKKFKSKGGFNTKREAELYGNQLEIDVNNGNLINGKTDFPEYFWHWFKLYKEPSVGPRTYQTYSHFHKVLQRYFSNIFISDMTRKRYQEFINDFGNSHAKSTIFKMNSLIKACVQSAVYENDLKKDFTVGVKLVFDKTRTQKIEYLNINEMTDLVSYIITHPDYKYTSNYMILTAVYTGMRLGEIQALQWGAINWNFKTISVKQSWNSESGKFISTKNESSVRVIRVNNTLLNELKQLKEAHNPSDNQQVFANNTGNIPSSGAVNKALRNLMKKNDIQRTGFHFHSLRHTHVAYLLANHVDLYVIAKRLGHADVSTTSRIYSYLIDEYKTQADNQIESILDNIKGDNLSVREM from the coding sequence ATGGCATCCATAACCAAACGCGGTAAAAAATGGCAAGTACGGATTGCTTATAAAGATGCTGCGGGTAATAAGAAATTTAAATCCAAAGGCGGATTCAACACAAAACGAGAAGCTGAATTATATGGTAATCAACTAGAGATTGATGTTAATAACGGTAACTTAATTAATGGCAAGACAGATTTTCCGGAGTATTTTTGGCACTGGTTTAAACTATATAAAGAACCATCAGTCGGTCCAAGAACCTATCAGACTTATAGCCACTTTCATAAAGTGTTACAACGGTATTTTTCAAATATTTTTATAAGTGATATGACTCGTAAAAGATACCAAGAATTTATTAATGATTTCGGGAATAGTCATGCTAAGTCAACTATTTTTAAGATGAATAGTTTAATCAAAGCCTGTGTCCAAAGTGCTGTTTATGAAAATGATTTAAAGAAAGATTTTACAGTCGGTGTTAAGTTAGTCTTTGATAAAACTCGCACGCAAAAAATTGAATACTTGAATATTAATGAAATGACTGACTTAGTTTCATATATCATCACGCATCCTGACTATAAGTACACATCTAATTATATGATTCTAACTGCTGTATACACAGGTATGCGATTAGGTGAAATCCAAGCATTACAATGGGGTGCTATCAATTGGAATTTTAAGACAATCTCTGTTAAACAATCATGGAATAGCGAATCTGGCAAGTTTATTAGCACCAAGAATGAATCATCAGTGAGAGTTATTCGTGTAAACAATACACTGCTAAATGAACTAAAACAGTTGAAAGAAGCACACAACCCTAGCGACAATCAACAAGTGTTTGCCAATAATACCGGTAATATACCCAGTTCTGGCGCTGTGAATAAAGCATTGCGTAATTTAATGAAGAAAAATGATATTCAAAGAACTGGTTTTCACTTTCATTCGTTGCGGCATACTCATGTTGCCTACCTACTTGCTAATCACGTTGATTTGTATGTGATCGCAAAACGATTAGGTCATGCTGACGTGTCCACCACCAGCCGAATTTATTCTTATTTGATCGATGAGTATAAAACTCAAGCTGATAATCAAATTGAATCAATCCTTGATAACATAAAAGGCGACAATTTATCAGTGAGAGAAATGTGA
- a CDS encoding L,D-transpeptidase, producing the protein MGLSGMKDAQAASAQTTTPTWMQPSQKIAYPKWSNMTNPWVYVSTKNQKVYIHGNNKVMYTMYCSTGTKSSPTPKGTYHIQRERGLSFYNPFSKEGANYWVSWKGHGVYLFHSVPVDRNGKYIPSEAKLLGKKPHSHGCIRLSVADAKWMYQTIPYGTKIVIK; encoded by the coding sequence ATGGGATTATCCGGTATGAAAGATGCTCAAGCAGCAAGTGCTCAGACTACGACACCCACATGGATGCAACCATCTCAAAAAATTGCTTATCCTAAATGGTCAAACATGACTAATCCATGGGTGTACGTCAGCACTAAAAATCAAAAAGTCTACATTCATGGTAATAACAAGGTGATGTACACTATGTACTGCTCAACGGGAACCAAATCATCACCAACCCCTAAGGGAACTTACCACATTCAACGCGAAAGGGGATTATCATTTTATAATCCATTTTCAAAAGAAGGGGCTAACTACTGGGTATCATGGAAGGGCCATGGCGTCTATTTATTCCATTCAGTACCAGTAGATAGAAATGGTAAATACATACCTTCTGAAGCCAAATTGCTTGGTAAGAAGCCTCATTCTCACGGTTGTATCCGCTTATCAGTTGCAGATGCAAAGTGGATGTATCAAACCATTCCTTATGGTACGAAGATTGTTATTAAATAA
- a CDS encoding FAD-dependent oxidoreductase: MPKTKVVVVGASHGGHQAILELLHRYDNLDITMFEAGDFVSFMSCGMELYLENSVTDVNDVRNFEPKQFTDQGVHVLNNHEVTKINADKKTVTVKDAKSGELADYDYDKLILSSGVTPNNLPIPGTDLENVALMRGYDWATTIKSKLEDSSVKNITIIGAGYIGIEAAEASRKAGKNVTLLDMLDRPLGAYLDSEMTDILNKHLEDKGINVVMGATIKSFDGDGAVKAVTTDKGTFDSDFVIQAAGVKPNTDWLKGIVNLTDRGFIETNEYLQTNLPDVYAVGDATLTYSIAAQAKMPIALATVARRQARYVTQHLFEKQPSVPFKGLVGSSALSVFDYHFATSGLNEASAKRNGVTVASSFYEDTLRPSYVPEGEDNPKVYVKILFDPQTHRLLGGGVLSTYDITAEGNVLALAIQNEMKVEDLAEADFFFQPGFDRQWSLMNLAAQHALGESKF; encoded by the coding sequence ATGCCAAAAACTAAAGTTGTTGTAGTAGGTGCTTCACACGGAGGTCATCAGGCGATACTAGAATTACTTCACCGATACGATAATCTTGATATTACAATGTTTGAAGCAGGTGACTTTGTTTCATTCATGTCTTGTGGAATGGAACTATACTTAGAAAACAGTGTTACGGACGTTAATGATGTTCGTAACTTTGAACCTAAGCAATTTACTGATCAAGGTGTTCATGTCTTAAACAATCACGAAGTTACCAAGATTAATGCTGATAAAAAGACTGTCACAGTTAAGGACGCTAAGAGTGGGGAACTTGCCGACTACGATTACGACAAATTGATCTTAAGTTCAGGTGTTACACCTAATAATTTACCAATTCCAGGAACTGATTTAGAAAACGTTGCATTGATGCGTGGTTATGATTGGGCAACCACAATTAAGAGCAAGTTGGAAGATAGCAGCGTTAAAAATATCACAATTATCGGGGCTGGATACATTGGTATCGAAGCTGCTGAAGCTAGCCGTAAAGCAGGCAAAAATGTGACATTGCTAGACATGCTAGATCGTCCACTAGGTGCTTATCTTGATTCTGAAATGACTGATATCTTGAATAAACACTTGGAAGATAAAGGTATCAACGTCGTTATGGGTGCTACTATCAAGTCATTTGATGGAGATGGTGCAGTTAAGGCTGTTACTACTGATAAAGGTACATTTGATTCAGACTTCGTCATCCAAGCTGCTGGGGTTAAACCTAATACTGATTGGTTGAAGGGAATCGTTAATCTAACTGATCGTGGTTTTATTGAAACTAACGAATACTTACAAACTAACTTACCAGATGTATATGCTGTTGGGGATGCAACATTGACCTACTCAATTGCTGCTCAAGCTAAGATGCCAATAGCTTTGGCTACTGTTGCTCGTCGTCAAGCTCGTTATGTCACTCAACACTTATTTGAAAAACAACCATCTGTTCCATTCAAGGGATTAGTTGGTTCTAGTGCACTTAGCGTCTTTGATTACCATTTTGCAACTAGTGGTTTGAACGAAGCTTCTGCTAAGCGTAATGGCGTGACAGTTGCTTCTAGCTTCTATGAAGACACATTGCGCCCAAGTTATGTTCCTGAAGGCGAAGATAATCCAAAAGTTTATGTTAAAATTTTGTTCGATCCACAAACTCACCGACTTTTAGGTGGCGGCGTGCTATCGACTTATGATATTACAGCTGAAGGAAACGTTTTGGCCTTAGCTATTCAAAATGAAATGAAGGTTGAAGATCTTGCTGAAGCTGACTTCTTCTTCCAACCTGGTTTTGACCGTCAATGGAGTTTGATGAACTTAGCTGCTCAACATGCTTTAGGCGAATCTAAGTTTTAA
- a CDS encoding YfcC family protein yields the protein MKTKHRFKLRMPGAFVILFILTIVAVAATWVIPAGSYSKLAYSNSQLQITNPSGKVEHVSATQKELDKLGVKIDIKQFTSGGINQAVSIPNTYQRLKQHPAGPGAITNDMVRGTIEAVDIMVFILVLGGLIGVVKASGAFESGLMALTKKTKGHEFMLIFFVAILMVLGGTLCGIEEEAVAFYPILVPVFIAMGYDSIVSVGAIFLASSVGTCFSTINPFSVVIASNSAGIDFTQGIGFRIFGCAVAAVFVIGYLYWYSKKVKADPAFSYSYDDHEAFDKMWSVSSGSSKNNNSFTIRKKLILVLFVITFPIMVWGVMTQGWWFPTMASSFLTFAIIIMIITATGQNGLGEKGVVDAFVNGASSLVGVSLIIGLARGINIVLNEGMISDTILNYSSNLVSQMSGPVFILVMLIIFFFLGFIVPSSSGLAVLSMPIMAPLADTVHIPRFAVVTAYQFGQYAMLFLAPTGLVMATLQMLNMRYSHWLRFVWPVVAFVLIFGGGLLVAEVLIY from the coding sequence ATGAAAACTAAGCATCGTTTTAAATTACGAATGCCAGGGGCATTCGTAATCTTATTTATTTTAACCATTGTTGCCGTCGCTGCTACCTGGGTAATTCCAGCCGGTAGTTACTCCAAATTAGCTTATAGTAATTCGCAATTACAAATTACTAATCCATCTGGGAAAGTGGAACACGTTTCTGCAACTCAAAAAGAATTGGATAAATTAGGCGTTAAGATCGATATTAAACAATTTACTTCTGGTGGCATTAATCAAGCCGTTTCGATTCCTAATACATACCAACGATTGAAGCAACATCCAGCCGGTCCAGGAGCCATCACTAACGATATGGTTCGTGGAACGATCGAAGCAGTTGACATTATGGTCTTTATCTTAGTTCTTGGAGGTTTGATTGGGGTCGTCAAAGCCAGTGGTGCATTTGAATCTGGTTTAATGGCGCTGACTAAAAAGACCAAGGGTCATGAATTTATGCTAATTTTCTTTGTCGCAATTTTAATGGTTTTGGGTGGAACTCTTTGTGGAATTGAAGAGGAAGCCGTCGCCTTTTACCCAATTTTAGTTCCGGTATTTATTGCGATGGGCTATGATTCAATTGTCTCTGTCGGAGCGATATTCTTGGCCAGTTCGGTCGGAACCTGTTTTTCGACCATTAATCCTTTCTCTGTTGTGATTGCTTCCAACTCTGCCGGAATCGATTTCACCCAAGGAATTGGTTTTCGGATTTTCGGTTGTGCAGTAGCAGCCGTCTTCGTTATCGGTTATCTTTACTGGTACAGCAAGAAAGTTAAGGCTGATCCTGCTTTTTCCTACTCATATGATGATCATGAAGCCTTTGATAAGATGTGGTCAGTTAGTTCAGGCAGTTCCAAAAACAACAACAGTTTTACCATTCGTAAAAAATTAATTCTAGTCCTCTTCGTCATTACATTTCCTATCATGGTTTGGGGAGTTATGACCCAAGGATGGTGGTTCCCTACCATGGCATCCTCATTCTTGACCTTTGCAATTATTATTATGATCATCACAGCTACTGGTCAAAATGGACTTGGTGAAAAAGGAGTCGTTGATGCATTCGTTAATGGAGCTTCAAGTTTAGTCGGTGTATCCTTAATCATTGGCTTGGCTAGAGGAATCAACATTGTCTTGAACGAAGGAATGATTTCAGACACGATTTTAAATTATTCTTCAAATCTGGTATCGCAAATGAGCGGTCCAGTGTTTATCTTAGTGATGTTAATTATTTTCTTCTTTCTTGGATTCATCGTTCCGTCTTCATCTGGATTGGCCGTACTTTCGATGCCAATCATGGCACCCTTGGCAGATACGGTGCACATTCCTCGTTTCGCAGTTGTGACTGCCTATCAATTTGGCCAATATGCGATGTTATTCTTAGCCCCAACAGGATTGGTAATGGCCACCCTGCAGATGCTTAACATGCGCTACTCCCACTGGCTTAGATTCGTCTGGCCAGTTGTGGCTTTCGTTTTAATTTTTGGAGGTGGCCTGTTAGTTGCTGAAGTATTGATTTATTAA
- the rsgA gene encoding ribosome small subunit-dependent GTPase A, with the protein MRTENKYQVSLQAQDNYKVIDDQNNEFVAKLTGQLMNDGKRPVVGDEIIGESQTDFVIIKDVLPRKSVLKRQNEGSHQREQIIAANLDYVFITMSVNQDFNLARLDRYTTLVWDSGANPVIVLTKTDLISDEQLADYKAEIEVNAYGIPIVTTNKDELSSLEQFGQYLTPGINVAFIGSSGVGKSTLINRLMNQVVEKTKDIREDDGKGRHTTTTSRMHLLINGARLIDTPGIRTVGIVGVSQSAAEQTFSDIVELAKECKFSDCQHESEPGCAVKRAVATGELSADRLASYQKLQHELQYSGMSGRQIEQAKTERMFKSVGGMKGFKKNVKKIAKK; encoded by the coding sequence ATGCGTACAGAAAATAAATATCAAGTAAGTTTACAGGCTCAGGACAATTATAAAGTAATTGATGATCAAAATAATGAATTTGTGGCTAAACTCACTGGGCAACTTATGAATGACGGTAAACGTCCAGTAGTCGGCGATGAAATAATTGGTGAATCTCAGACCGATTTTGTCATAATCAAGGATGTTTTACCGAGAAAAAGTGTGTTGAAACGCCAAAATGAAGGCTCACATCAACGCGAGCAAATCATCGCAGCAAATTTGGATTATGTATTTATTACTATGTCTGTCAACCAAGATTTTAACTTGGCTAGACTTGACCGCTATACAACGTTGGTTTGGGATAGCGGGGCAAATCCAGTCATAGTATTAACTAAAACAGATTTAATTAGTGATGAACAACTTGCAGATTATAAAGCTGAGATTGAAGTCAATGCTTATGGGATTCCAATCGTTACTACTAATAAGGATGAACTTTCATCTCTTGAACAGTTTGGTCAGTATCTCACTCCTGGAATCAACGTGGCATTCATCGGATCTTCAGGTGTAGGTAAGTCAACTTTGATTAATCGGCTGATGAATCAAGTCGTCGAAAAGACTAAAGATATTCGTGAGGACGATGGCAAAGGTCGTCATACTACGACTACTAGTAGGATGCATTTACTGATTAATGGAGCTCGCCTTATAGATACTCCCGGAATCAGAACCGTTGGAATAGTTGGTGTCAGTCAGTCCGCTGCTGAACAAACTTTTAGTGATATTGTTGAGTTAGCTAAAGAATGTAAATTTAGTGATTGTCAGCATGAGTCAGAACCTGGTTGTGCCGTTAAACGAGCAGTCGCAACTGGTGAATTGTCAGCTGATAGGTTAGCAAGTTATCAGAAGCTTCAACATGAACTGCAATATTCTGGAATGTCTGGTCGGCAAATTGAACAGGCTAAGACTGAGCGAATGTTTAAATCAGTTGGTGGTATGAAAGGGTTCAAAAAGAATGTTAAGAAGATAGCAAAAAAGTAA
- a CDS encoding AbrB/MazE/SpoVT family DNA-binding domain-containing protein has product MVRKTVDRWGNSQGVRLPKNLLQQIGLDDPVGEEIEIDVRNNEIVIRKADNRSPLDKRFDGFDVEQYFNGQETREIDLGDAIGREEL; this is encoded by the coding sequence ATGGTTAGAAAAACCGTTGATAGATGGGGTAATTCTCAGGGTGTTAGATTGCCAAAAAATTTGTTACAACAAATTGGTTTGGACGATCCAGTTGGCGAAGAAATTGAAATTGATGTTAGAAATAATGAAATTGTTATTAGGAAAGCTGATAATCGCTCACCTTTGGATAAGAGATTTGACGGTTTTGATGTTGAACAATACTTCAATGGCCAAGAAACTAGAGAAATTGATTTAGGTGATGCAATTGGCAGAGAAGAGCTTTAA
- a CDS encoding DNA/RNA non-specific endonuclease, whose product MEENNLYIKDNKHHLKLTRMTTLLVTILMIGGLLTACGSSSDATSTSDSTTRTESVSKENTSNSHKKAKVTKSVKQRHTPASTKINSQRKIILTKLVNYTNSESAGPTGNYYWQNGKARLSGFSNLHAGGYRFTSDSQGRSATARAVLTYSEYQSSEGSRQGSPLDPPAWPTPNPKVAIYFHLTGRTYHGYLYNRSHSIADSLLGSKSYTSEYNFTTGTRPQNTGANQNGGMRFAEETAENYWKSHPQTNNTIDYETTPVYVGNETIPRGSIVDIHSSDNKINTEVVVINSVEGIKINYNTGSNNAKPIVSSSNNYRTQTHRSTSPTHTTAPSSINQSNSSITKQGQWSVAATNMVFLSDSNKFYSRVTNPNNYRYLSISQAQAAGGQRAARGNEYARP is encoded by the coding sequence ATGGAGGAAAATAATTTGTACATAAAAGACAATAAGCATCATTTAAAATTGACCAGAATGACGACGTTACTGGTTACCATCCTGATGATTGGTGGTTTATTGACTGCTTGTGGATCGAGCAGTGATGCCACAAGCACTTCTGACTCAACAACAAGAACTGAGTCAGTTTCCAAAGAGAACACTAGCAATTCACATAAAAAGGCTAAAGTAACCAAATCAGTTAAGCAAAGACATACACCTGCTAGCACTAAAATTAATTCGCAGCGAAAAATAATTTTAACTAAACTTGTTAATTATACGAATAGTGAATCTGCGGGTCCCACTGGTAATTATTATTGGCAAAACGGTAAAGCCAGATTAAGTGGATTTAGTAACTTACACGCTGGTGGTTATCGTTTCACTAGTGATAGTCAAGGCCGATCTGCTACCGCTCGCGCAGTCTTAACATATTCAGAATATCAATCTTCTGAAGGATCCCGCCAAGGTAGTCCACTTGATCCGCCCGCATGGCCCACTCCTAATCCTAAAGTCGCCATTTACTTTCATCTAACAGGTCGAACTTATCATGGGTACCTTTATAATCGTAGTCACTCCATCGCTGACAGCTTATTAGGAAGCAAGTCATACACTTCTGAATACAACTTCACCACTGGAACCAGACCGCAAAACACCGGGGCTAATCAAAATGGTGGTATGAGATTTGCAGAAGAAACAGCCGAGAATTATTGGAAGAGTCATCCCCAGACGAACAACACTATTGATTATGAAACGACACCTGTATATGTAGGCAACGAAACCATTCCTAGAGGCTCTATCGTAGACATCCATTCTTCTGATAATAAAATCAATACAGAAGTCGTAGTAATAAATTCAGTTGAAGGTATTAAGATCAATTACAATACTGGTAGCAACAATGCCAAACCAATTGTCAGCTCATCAAACAATTACAGAACACAAACACACAGATCAACCAGTCCAACTCATACTACTGCCCCGTCATCCATTAACCAATCGAACTCATCAATCACAAAACAAGGTCAATGGTCAGTGGCAGCCACCAACATGGTATTTTTATCTGATTCAAACAAATTTTATTCTCGCGTAACTAATCCGAACAATTACCGTTATCTGAGCATTTCTCAAGCTCAAGCTGCCGGCGGTCAGCGTGCAGCTCGCGGAAATGAATATGCTCGACCATAG
- a CDS encoding iron-sulfur cluster biosynthesis family protein, whose translation MKLFVKDAAAKVLSERAAGYPILNLILDDGSNKYSNLGGSCAIGDSFQIVASSETDEDFSNLLESNTDFIFFSSKDELTFWKNGLTLDYKGSNFVLKDDTGILDSAVRFSIANEQKPLSKQEMVKMSQMIC comes from the coding sequence ATGAAGTTATTTGTAAAAGACGCTGCCGCTAAAGTTTTATCTGAAAGAGCTGCTGGATATCCAATCCTTAATTTGATTTTGGATGACGGCTCAAATAAGTATTCTAATCTTGGAGGAAGTTGCGCCATTGGAGATAGTTTTCAAATTGTCGCATCTTCTGAGACTGATGAAGATTTCAGTAATTTACTTGAAAGCAACACAGATTTCATTTTCTTTAGTTCTAAAGATGAGCTGACTTTTTGGAAAAACGGCTTAACTTTAGACTACAAGGGAAGCAATTTTGTTTTAAAAGATGATACTGGAATCCTTGATAGCGCAGTTCGATTCTCGATTGCTAATGAACAAAAACCATTGAGTAAGCAAGAAATGGTTAAAATGAGTCAAATGATCTGCTAA
- a CDS encoding type II toxin-antitoxin system PemK/MazF family toxin has product MAESKGDIHHAQGWDEIKQGSICWSDLNPTLGHEQHGRRPVLVVSNAEYYKYTKMVKIVAISSSERQASFPLNVPLTGTKTKGFILTDQERAIDPENRNIELIEQAPAEILSHVLELIEETY; this is encoded by the coding sequence ATGGCTGAGTCTAAAGGAGATATTCATCATGCTCAGGGATGGGATGAAATTAAGCAGGGATCAATCTGTTGGTCTGACTTAAATCCAACTTTGGGTCATGAACAGCATGGCAGACGGCCGGTGTTAGTCGTATCAAATGCTGAATATTATAAGTACACTAAAATGGTTAAGATCGTCGCCATTTCTTCTTCAGAACGGCAAGCTAGTTTTCCGTTAAATGTTCCTTTAACAGGGACTAAAACTAAGGGATTTATTCTTACGGATCAAGAGCGGGCAATTGATCCAGAGAATAGGAATATTGAGTTAATTGAACAAGCTCCAGCTGAGATTCTAAGTCACGTGTTGGAGTTGATTGAGGAAACTTATTGA